The Changchengzhania lutea genomic sequence CAGAAAACCAAATGAAACGGCTTGGTCTAATTATTTTGCAAATGGAAGTTATGGTTTGCCAAATGAAACATTTTGGGAGGACATCAATCAATTATCAGGAGGTCATTATTTAGAATTTTCTGATAATCAAGTAAAAATAACAAAGTGGTATGATTTTGTAGCTAATGTAAAACATCAAAACAAAATAAATGATTATAAAGAAGCTAAAGAGATTTATGAGGACTTACTGATAGATAGTATTAGTTTAAGGTTTCGTGCAGATGTTCCTGTTGGGTTTAACTTAAGTGGTGGTTTGGATAGTTCGGCGTTACTTACTATGGCAAATATTTCGCAAAAAGATATGTCGAAGATTGAGGCATTTACATTTTACACAGGAGATAAAAATTATGATGAACTGCCATGGGTAGAACAAATTATTGCGCGTTATAAGAGTCCGTTAAATAAAGTTTTGCTATCTTCATGTGAAGTCCCTAGTTTATCTCGTTTTATATCGAATATGCAGGATGAACCTTTTGGAGGCATACCAACATTAGCGTATTCAAAATTATTTGCTTCTGCATCAAGAAAAGGCGTAAAAGTGCTTTTAGATGGACAAGGAATGGACGAACAATTAGCGGGTTACGATTATTATAGAAATAATTCTAATACTACAATTCAAGGCGTAAAAAAGAATCCGTTTAGAAAGCATATTTTGCATGCATCTTTCATGGGTAATATCTCAAAAAACGAATATCCTAAGCCTTTTGATTCAGCATTAAAAAATATTCAGTACAGAGATTTATTTTACACTAAAATACCCAGGACTTTACGTTTTAATGACCGGATTTCTATGGCACATTCAACAGAGTTAAGAGTACCATTCTTAGATTATAGATTAGTGGAATTTGGTTTTTCGCTTCCTACTGAATTTAAAATAAAAAATAATCAGGGTAAGTGGCTTTTAAGGAATATAATAAACCGCTACGTTGATAGTCATGTTTCCTATACACCAAAACGCCCTTTACAGACTCCCCAACGTGAATGGATGGGTACGGATTTAAAGGATTTTGTTCAAAATCATATAAATAATATTAAATCTGGTGCGCATAGATCGTGGTTTAATGAAAAGGAAATAGATTTGGAATGGAACAAGTTTTTAGCTGGTGATAATCAATCAAGTTTTCATATTTGGCAGTTGGTTAACTTCTCTATGTTATCTACTTAATAACCCCATTTTTATCACTAAAATGGTATCTTTAACGTTTAACAATCAATCTAAATTTGCAAGACACAAAATCAAAATTGGCTTTAGTAATCACCGATGGTGTTGGTTTTAGAAATTTTATTTTAAGTGATTTTTTAAAATTTGCAACACAATCTTTTAAGGAGGTCGTTATTTTATCGTGTTTACCAAAAAAAATCTACAACGAACATACTAATTTAAGAGTAATCGAATTAGATGTTTTTGAAGAAATATTTAAAACATGGTTTTTTAGAAAAGCAAAGGAAATAGCACATCTTAAATTGCACGAGAAAGGAAATCTAGGTATTCAAGATAATTTAAAAACCAATGATTCAAAACTTAAAACCACTAGGGGTTATGCGACGCGTTTTATTTATAGATTAACAGCGCTTTTTCATTCAGAATCAGCGATACAAAAGTTTCAGAAACTTCAAAATTCGACTTTTAAAAGCCATAAAATAACAAAAACATATCAGTCTATTTTAAAAGAAGAACAATTTAGTATGTTGTTTTTTACGCATCAAAGGCCGCCATATATCGCGCCATTGGTTTATGCGGCACAACAACTTAAATTAAAAACGGCAGCCTTTATTTTTAGTTGGGATAATTTAGCTTCAAAAGGACGAATGGCTTCAAATTTTGATTATTATTTAGTGTGGAGCAATTTAATGAAACAAGATTTACTTCAATTTTACACATCAATTAAAGAGCATCAGGTTAAAGTTGTGGGTACGCCTCAATTTGTTCCTTATGTCATGGAAAAATATAAGATGTCTAAAAAAGAATTTTTAGATGTATTCAATTTAGACCCAAATTTAAAAACCATTTGTTTTAGTTGCGGTGACATTTCTACAAGTAAAAACGATGAATTATATATTGAAGCCATTGCCGAAGCTATTCAAAATAAAATTATAGGACCTGTAAATTTTATTGTTAGAACCTCACCTGCTGAAGATCCAGTACGCTTTGAATCTCTAGGATATTTTTTTCCATTTATTAAATGGCATTTCCCAAAGTGGAAACAAGTCCGTCCAAATCATCAAGAATCTTGGTCACAACGCATACCCACACTAGAAGATGTTAAACAATTACGGGCTTTATTGGAATATTGTGATTTAAATATCAACATGCTTTCGACTATGAGTTTAGATTTTATGTTGTTTAATAAACCTGTAATTAACCCTGTTTTTGGTAATGCTAACAATGGTTTGTATAACGATCAGCGTTTTCTTGGATATGCCCATATTGAACATTTGGTAAATAGTAAAGCATCAAAGGTGGTGAAGAGTAAAGCCGAATTTTTAAATGCTATTTCAGAATATTTAGTAGAGGATAACGGTGCGATAAATCGTGAAAAATTTATAAAGCAACAAGTAGGAGTGGCCTTAGAACAAACAAATAAATTACTAGTAGATAGTATAAAGGCATGGGCATAAACCCCAAATACATCGCCATTATTTGCAACTACGAACTTCTTGAAGATCGCGTAGGGGGTATGGATCATTTTTTTTGGGCTTATAATAAAAAATGCACTGAACAGCATATTAAAGTGGATTGGTTTTTTCCTAATGTAGCGAGGCATGGCGATTATCATAAGTTTAATATCATGCCATCTAATAACATAAAGTTAGAAGATTATGTTATAAATTATCTGAAATCAAACCGTCCAAAATATTCACATATCATTACCCATTTTGTCGAGTTATGCACATCTTTTTTTTTAGAAATCAAAACCTGTCAAAATGCTAAAGTTATAGTCGTAGATCATAACCCAAGACCGTTACATGGCTATTCTTTTAAAAAAAAATCAAAAAAAAGAATAAAAGGCATCTTATATTCAAAATATATTAATCAATTTATAGGGGTCTCAGAATATACAAGCAATGCTATTTTAAATGATTTTGGAGGTTTTTTAAAGCCCAAAACCCAAACTATTTATAATGGGGTTTTAATAGATGATATCATCGCTAAAACTACCAAAAGAAGTAAAGGGAATCCAAAGTTTTTAGTGGTTTCCCACTTGCGGGAATCTAAAGGGATTCAAGATTTAATTAAAGCTGTTGATTTTTTGGCAGATGATTTGAAATCGGACCTAAAAATTGATGTATATGGTAATGGCCCGTTTAAAAGGGAATTATTGACACTGGTGACGTTTTATAATTTAGAATCTGTTTTTAACTTTAAAGGCAATCAATCCAATTTAAATGCCTTGTATCAAAATTATGATTATTTAATTCAACCCACGCATATGGAATGTTTTAGTTTATCAATTTTAGAAAGTCTTGCTGCTAATATTCCTGTAATAACGACGCCTGTTGGAGGTAATACTGAAGTTGTGACCCATAACAAAAATGGATTTATATTTGATGCTAAGAATATAAAAAAACTATCTCTTTTATTGAAGATTATCATCAAGGGAGAACAAAGTATAAAAGGAAATACCAGAACTTTAATTGAAACCAGATTTACAATTGATAGTATGGTTAAAAATCATTTAAATCTTTTGAACTAATGAAATGCCAGCATTAAATTTTATTCAATTATTTACTCATAATTATAGGCATTACATTTGACTTTTAAAAATAAATGGATACGAACAAATGAAAATTGCATTTTTAACCCCAGAATATCCACACCCTAAAACAGGGAATGCAGGAGGTATTGGTACAAGTATTTTAAATTTATCCAAAGCATTGTCTAATTTAGGACATGAAATAAGTATTCTTATTTATGGACAGGATGAAGACGACTATTTTACTGAGGAAAATATATGTTTTTACAAAATAAAAAATATAAAAGTAAAGGGTTTGTCTCTCATCCTTACCCAAAAAAAAGTAGAACGATTAATTAATTCATTATATGAATCTGGAAAAATTGACATTGTAGAAGCCCCTGATTGGACGGGTTTTACAGCTTTTGTTAATCCCAAATGTCCATTAGTTGTTAAAGAACATGGCAGTGACACCTATTTTTGTTATTTAGACCATAGAAAAGTAAAGTATAAAAACAAATTTTTAGAAAAACGGGCATTAAAGAAAGCAAATGGCATTATAAGTGTAAGTAACTTCACAGGCAAATTGACCAATGAATTAATGGGATTAAATAAAAGTTTTACGGCTATTCCAAATAGCATTAATGCTTCTTTATTCAAACCAAAAGAAAGGGATGGCAAAACGTTAACTATACTTTATTTTGGAACATTAATCCGTAAAAAAGGACTTTTTGAATTACCAGAAATATTCAATTTAGTAAATAAATCCAACACAGAGGTTAAATTACTTCTTGTTGGAAAAGATAGCATGGATATCCAAACAGGTTCATCGTCAACTTGGGAACTAATGAAACCACTTTTTAATGAATCATCTATAAAAAAAGTCGATTATCTGGGCACAGTTGCACATTTTAAAATCCAAAATTTAATTAACGATGCTACAGTTTGTGTTTTTCCAACCTTTGCGGAAGCCCTGCCAATTTCTTGGTTAGAGGCTATGGCTATGGAAAAGGCTATTGTTGCATCTAATATTGGATGGGCAAACGAAATGATTGCCAATAAAAAAGAAGGTTTTTTAGTGCATCCCACAAATCATAAGCAATTTGCTGAACGTATTTTAGAGTTGTTAAACGATTCTAAAAAACAAGAACTATTTGGTAAAGCAGCAAGAGAGAAAGTTAAAAAACATTTTAGCCATAATCTAATTGCAAAATGCTCAGTTAAATTTTATAAAAAAGTAATAGAATCTTGCTGAAATTAAAAGAATATATTGCACCAAACGGCAACGTTTTATTATATAACGGTTTGCCAGATTTTAAACGTCTTGCTAAATTAGCACAGGAAGAAGGCGATATTTGGCATAGCAGCTTAGACCAAGGTTATAAGAATGCATTTCCAGAAATTATATATCAAACAGTCGTGTTTTTTTGGTATGCTAAAGATTTCGACAATTTAAACCACTGCGTAAGTTGGCGAATTAGTCCAAACGCACTTGTTATACGAAAACATGTTTGGGAAACTTTTGGTGGCTTTGATAGTGATTATGAAAATTTAGAGATGGCTGCCTTGGATTTTGGTTTTAATATACTTCGGTATCAAGCTGCTATTCCTTTATATATAAATGGATTATTCGAAAATATAGAAAAAGAAATAAAGGTATCAACTAATGATATTTACACATTTTACGCCAAGAATTTTAAGCGTTCACATAGTGTTTATATGCTATTTCGTCGTGGGATTTGGAAAATAAAAGAAATCAAGGCGTATAGTTTCGCAAGAAAAAAATTTGAGTTTAAAGATAAGACTAAGGTTCTTAAACCACGTAAATTACATGACATAGAAGGAAGGCCCAATGTAAGTTATATTATTCCAACCATGATGCGTCAGCAGTTTACTTTAAGTCTTTTAAACGATTTAGAGACTCAAACGTATAAGCCTTTTGAAGTGATTGTAATTGATGCTACACCAGAAGCAGCCCGCAATACATCTCTTTATAATGCAAATAATTATTCTTTCAATGTGGTTTTTAAATGGCAAACTACAAAAGGAAGCTGTAAAGCAAGAAACGAAGCGATAGATTTATGTACTGGAGATTATATTGTTTTTGGTGACGACGATATTAGAATTCAACCTGAATTTATTGAAAATCATATCAGATTATTACAAACCTACAATGCAGATGCTTGTAATGGTTTAGATATTAGAGCAGATAATCAACAGCAGGATTTGGATGATTTAGATGAAAAGTTAACTATTTTAGGAGATGCCCGTTGGAAGGTTGGAGCAGCCCACTCATTTAGTAATGCTAATTCATGTGTATCCAGACGTATACTAAATCTTATAATTGGAAATGATATAAATTATGATGGCGGATATGGTGAAGACAGCGACTTTGGTTTATCTATAGTCAAATTAGGTGTAACCGTTTTACATAATCCGTTTTCAGTTAATTTACATTTAAAGCCACCAGTAGGAGGTTATCGTTTGTGGAACCTACAAGCTGGTTTAAAAGGCAAAAAAAGAAAAATGCAACCTTGGGAATTAGATAAACCCGTTAAGCACATTATTCCAAAACCGAGCCCTACCATTATGTACCTATTGTTTAAACATTTTGATAATGCTCAGCGCAGGGAGTATAAAATTAAATACTTTGTATTTTATTTTACAAAAGCTAAATTGATAGATATACCTTTAAAAATTTTAAAGCTTCCTGTTAAGATTTTACAGTTTAATAAGTCAGTGTTTTATGCCAAAAAATTGATTGTTTTAGGGAAAAGAACTAAATGATTATGAATTTTTCATTGATTGTATGTACTTACATGAGAGCAGAGCCATTGTTAAGCCTACTCAGGTCTGTAAATGAACAAACCCTATATCCCAACGAAATTATAATCGTTGACGGATCAACAAACAATGACACGCAAATTATTTTAAACGAAAATAGTTTTAAAAATCTAAATTATTTTAAGGTTGAAGATGCACAAAGAGGTCTGACCAAACAACGCAATTTTGGGATTGAACAGGTTTCAGAAAACTCCGGGATTATCTGTTTTTTAGATGACGATGTCATTTTAGGACCTGCATATTTTGAACAATTAATGGCCACGTATGTAAATTACCCTGATGCCATTGCGGTAGGAGGTTATATCACCAATGAAGTGACATGGCAATTAGCAGATGATAAAAAAGACCCTTCAAAATTTTATTATGATGGTTGGATGCGAAAGGAATCTTTTCGATTTAAAATAAGACAATTTTTTGGTCTACAACCCGATACTAACCCTGGTTTTTTGCCAACGTTTTCGCACGGGCGATCTATTGGATACTTGCCACCATCAAATAATATATATCCAGTGGAGTTTTTTATGGGTGGTGTGTCTTCTTATAAAAAAGAGGTGTTCAGCGGCATCAAGTTTTCTACTTATTTTGAAGGCTATGGCCTGTATGAAGATTTAGAGTTTTGTTTACGGGTATCCCGCTTGGGAAAGTTATATTTAAACACGGCTGCAAGATTGGAGCACCATCATGAAGCAGCGGGGCGTCCAGATAATTTTGTGCATGGTAAAATGATAGTACGCAACAGTTGGTATGTTTGGAAAGTTAAATATCCAGATCCCACCTTTAAAGCGACGCTAAAATTTCACTTGACGGTATGGTTGCTCATGATAGTTCGATTTTCCAATAGTTTTTATGGAAACAATAAAAAGGAAGCACTCACTGAAACTTTTGGTAGATTTACAGGATGGCTGTCCTTATTTTACAATAAACCCAACATGCAATGACCAAGTTAGAGTTTCTGAAAAAACACCTAATGAATCCCTTGACAGAAAAGCAGGGTGTGACTATTGGTGATGAGAATGTGATTTTTGATGATGGCACTAGGTTCAAATCAATAAATAGTGTACCAATCATTATTGACGAATCCAGAAGTATTTTTAAAGTAGATGATATATTAAAAAGGAGACCTACAGCTCAAAATTTAAATTATAGAAAACGCAGTTTAAAAAATGATATTAGAAAAAAGGTATTGCCCGGTTTGTCAAAAGACTTTAATCAGATCAAAAGATATAAAGCATTGGCAAACAGATCTGGGATTAAAAGCGTTTTGGTCATTGGAGCTGGAGATAAAGTCGGTTTTTATAATGACATGTTTAAAAACGCATTGGTTATCACTTCTGATGTCCATTTGCAATTTCATCCAGATGTCGTTTTTGATGCACACCAAATCCCATTTATAGATGGAAGCTTTGATTTAATAATTGCTTCACAGGTATTGGAGCACACCTTTAAACCATGGGAAGTGGCAAATGAGCTTGAGCGCGTGGTTAGTAGGTCTGGGTATTTGCTGGTTGAGACCCCTTTCAATTTTCCTTATCACAGTCCACCCTATGACTTCTTTAGGTTTACATTTACCGGTCTAAGAAGTTTATTTCCAAATTGCGAATTGGAAACATTTGAAGCTTCTGAAGGCAGTGCCAGTGCTGTGGCCACCTATAATGCCCAGTTTTTAATCGATTTATTTTCCAATCGCTATTTAAGAATGCTCATGGTATTCCTTACAAGATATTTATTTGGGTGGATGAAATATCTCGATAAATTAAAGAGCAATACATCATATTTAAGCTTATTTTCACCTATGGGATTTAGTATGGTATTCAAGAAGGATGACGTGAAACGCTCCAATATGGAGTTGCTGGATGACTATTATAAGCTGAAATCGTGATATGAGGTTTGCCGTAATTACACATGTAGAACATAAGATTGTAAGCGGTAAAATTTACGCTTATGCGCCCTATGTACGTGAAATGAATCTCTGGTTCAAACATGTTGATGAGGTGGACATAGTCGCACCAACTAGTCAAGGCACACCATCGGATATTGAGATAGCCTATCAGCATGACCAGATTCACTTTGAAACGATTCCATCCATAACATTCACAAGCATAAAGACATCGGTTTTGTCTGTATTTAAGTTACCGTCAATCCTCTCTGCCATCTTTACGATGTGCCAGAAAGCAGATCATATCCATTTACGTTGTCCTGGGAATATTGGACTGTTAGGATGTTTGGTCCAGATTTTATTTCCCAAGAAAACCAAAACCGCGAAGTATGCAGGAAATTGGGACCCTCGTGCAAAACAACCATTTACGTATAAGCTCCAAAAATGGATTTTGAGCAATAGTGTTTTAACCAAAAACATGCAGGTGCTTGTGTATGGTACATGGGAAAATCAATCAAAAAATATTAAACCTTTTTTTACGGCATCTTATTCGAATTCAGAAAGAGAGCGTTATCAAGAGAAACAATATAATTATAAACTGTACTTTATTTTTACGGGCGGCATAGTAAAAGGAAAACGCCCATTATTGGCTATTCAGATTATAGAAACATTAAATAAAAAAGGATATCAGGCGACCTTAGATATGTATGGTGAAGGAGAATTGCTGTCAGAATTAACAAGTTATATTTCTGATAATCAACTGCAGCACGTGGTGAGTCTAAAGGGTAATTGCAGTAAAGCTGTCATTAAAAACGCTCTAAAGTCTGCTCACTTTTTAATGTTACCATCGAAATCTGAAGGATGGCCCAAAGCAGTGGCAGAAGCCATGTTTTTTGGTGTCATTCCCATTGCGACCAACATATCCTGTGTTCCTAATATGTTAGATTTTGGGCAACGAGGAATTTTAATTGAACCCAATAGATCGCAGGCCGTAAAGGAAATTATTGCTCATCTAAATGAAGAAGAACGCTTAAAACAAATGAGCAAGGCGGCGCTTAATTGGTCTCAAAATTATACTTTAGATGTGTTTGAAAAAGAAATTTCTAAATTATTGATTTCTGGATGAGGGTTTTACAATTAATTGATTCATTGGATGCAGGGGGCGCAGAGCGCGTGGCGGTTAACATGGCCAATGCCTTGAGTTATAAAATTGATTCTTCTTATTTATGTGCTACTAGAAAGGAAGGCTTATTAAAATCAAGCTTGAGTACAAAGGTGAGTTATCTTTTTTTGAACAAAACGAAGACCATTGATTTTAAGGCCATTATTAGATTAAATGGTTTTATTAAAAAGCATGATATTGAAATTATTCATGCACACTCCACCTCTTTTTTTTTAGCTGCTGTGATGAAATTTTTCAACTCAAAACTTAAGATTATTTGGCACGACCATTATGGCCATAGTGAACACCTTGATAAAAGAAAATTTTTAATATTGCGTTTGTGTTCAGGCTATTTTTTACATATAATAAGTGTGAACAGGATTTTGGCAGATTGGGCTAAAAAACATTTAAAGACTAAAGGCGTTACCTATTTGCCAAATTTTGCTATACGTGATACCTCTAAACCCAAGACGACATTAAAGGGTAAAGATGGAAAGCGCATTCTTCATTTGGCTAACTTACGACCACAAAAAGACCATTTGAACTTGCTACATGCCTTTTCAAAAGTTAGAAAAAATCATCCAGATTGGAGTTTACATGGTGTGGGTAAAGATTTTGATGATGCCTATTCAGAAGATGTTAAAAACCTTATTAAAACGCTAGATTTAGATAATCATGTTTTTTTATACGGAAGCAGATTGGATATCACACATATTATCAATCAATCTGATATTGGAGTATTATCATCAAAGTCAGAAGGATTGCCTATAGCATTACTGGAATACGGTTTGGCAGGCTTACCAACAATCGCTACAAATGTCGGTAATTGCAAGGAGGTCATTTCAAATGATAGTGAAGGTCTGCTGATAAATCCCGAAAATGAAGAGGCTCTAAGTATAGCATTAAAAACGTACATTACGGATGTTAGTGGTAGGGTCAAGTCGGGACAGCATTTAAAACGCAAGGTAGAGACCAGCTTTTCAGAAGAACAAATCATTAATAAACTTTTAAAAATATACAGTAAAGCCACAAATGGAACTGTCTAATTACCATAAACTTTTAATTTTTCATGTGTTTTTAGGAGCAGCTATTTTTGTGTTTAGACCACTTGCTACGCTGTATTTCTTTATAATAACCATATTCTTTAGTTACAAGATTTTGATGGTCTCTAAAAAAAACAAGTCATTCTATGTCTTATTGGCTTGTGCCTACATAGTAGGAATTGAAGTATTCCTCAGAATGAACAATGGCACCTTTTTCTATGAGGCAATTAAATATTTAGTAATAATTTTCATTTTAATGGATATGTTTAGCTCCAGTTTTAATTCAGGGGCACTGGTATATGTCATTTATATATGCTTATTAATACCGGGTATATTTGTGGCCTTTACCAATATGGGTTTTGATACTGATATAAGAAAGGCGGTAGCCTTTAATTTGAGTGGGCCAGTATGTCTGGGCATTTCGGCTATATTTTGTTACAGGCGAAAAGTAAGTTTTAAACAACTTAAAATGGTTTTGACAACCTTTGTACTACCGCTAGTGAGCACCATGGTGTATTTATTTTTATATACTCCCGATTTACAGTCTGCCATTACTGGAACAGAATCTAATTTTGCGGCATCAGGAGGCTTTGGTCCAAACCAAGTCGCAACCGTTTTAGGGATTGGTATGTTTGCACTGGCAGCTCGTTTTTTTATGTCCAGAGGAAACATACTATTGAAATATTTAGATTTGCTGTTATTGGGGCTAATGGGGTTTAGAGCCATTGTAACCTTTAGTAGAGGTGGCGTATTTACAGCGTTGATTATGATAGTAGTATTTATTGCAATTTACTACTTCAAAGTAAATACAAAATCAAGGCGGACTGTGTTAAGGTCAATATTTGTTTTTTTAGGGATAGCATTGTTTACATGGATGATTAGTTCCATTCAAACATCAGGATTTATTGATAAGCGTTATGCGAACCAAGATGCAGCGGGACGGGATAAACAAGATTTGACTACGGGACGCACCGATTTAGTTACTTTTGAAATTAATGAATTCGTTAATCATCCTTTTTTAGGAATCGGGGTGGGTAAGGTGAAGGAAGTTCGTTTATATGAAACAGGTATTTTGGCAGCATCCCATAACGAAATTAGTCGTATTGTCGCAGAACACGGTTTATTGGGCATATTTGCTTTCTTGATTTTGTTATTTACA encodes the following:
- the asnB gene encoding asparagine synthase (glutamine-hydrolyzing): MCGIAGLIGTGDYEFQLKSMLELQAHRGPDFTGTFFDKGFIALGHNRLSIIDLSQNANQPFRDTSGRYIMVYNGEIYNYLELKEHLKHDYNFKTSSDTEVLLGVFIKYGKDCLKMLNGMFSFAIWDTLKKELFAARDRFGIKPFYYYKNKDICIFSSEIKAIHNSGVNRKPNETAWSNYFANGSYGLPNETFWEDINQLSGGHYLEFSDNQVKITKWYDFVANVKHQNKINDYKEAKEIYEDLLIDSISLRFRADVPVGFNLSGGLDSSALLTMANISQKDMSKIEAFTFYTGDKNYDELPWVEQIIARYKSPLNKVLLSSCEVPSLSRFISNMQDEPFGGIPTLAYSKLFASASRKGVKVLLDGQGMDEQLAGYDYYRNNSNTTIQGVKKNPFRKHILHASFMGNISKNEYPKPFDSALKNIQYRDLFYTKIPRTLRFNDRISMAHSTELRVPFLDYRLVEFGFSLPTEFKIKNNQGKWLLRNIINRYVDSHVSYTPKRPLQTPQREWMGTDLKDFVQNHINNIKSGAHRSWFNEKEIDLEWNKFLAGDNQSSFHIWQLVNFSMLST
- a CDS encoding glycosyltransferase family 4 protein, whose translation is MGINPKYIAIICNYELLEDRVGGMDHFFWAYNKKCTEQHIKVDWFFPNVARHGDYHKFNIMPSNNIKLEDYVINYLKSNRPKYSHIITHFVELCTSFFLEIKTCQNAKVIVVDHNPRPLHGYSFKKKSKKRIKGILYSKYINQFIGVSEYTSNAILNDFGGFLKPKTQTIYNGVLIDDIIAKTTKRSKGNPKFLVVSHLRESKGIQDLIKAVDFLADDLKSDLKIDVYGNGPFKRELLTLVTFYNLESVFNFKGNQSNLNALYQNYDYLIQPTHMECFSLSILESLAANIPVITTPVGGNTEVVTHNKNGFIFDAKNIKKLSLLLKIIIKGEQSIKGNTRTLIETRFTIDSMVKNHLNLLN
- a CDS encoding glycosyltransferase family 4 protein, whose amino-acid sequence is MKIAFLTPEYPHPKTGNAGGIGTSILNLSKALSNLGHEISILIYGQDEDDYFTEENICFYKIKNIKVKGLSLILTQKKVERLINSLYESGKIDIVEAPDWTGFTAFVNPKCPLVVKEHGSDTYFCYLDHRKVKYKNKFLEKRALKKANGIISVSNFTGKLTNELMGLNKSFTAIPNSINASLFKPKERDGKTLTILYFGTLIRKKGLFELPEIFNLVNKSNTEVKLLLVGKDSMDIQTGSSSTWELMKPLFNESSIKKVDYLGTVAHFKIQNLINDATVCVFPTFAEALPISWLEAMAMEKAIVASNIGWANEMIANKKEGFLVHPTNHKQFAERILELLNDSKKQELFGKAAREKVKKHFSHNLIAKCSVKFYKKVIESC
- a CDS encoding glycosyltransferase family 2 protein yields the protein MLKLKEYIAPNGNVLLYNGLPDFKRLAKLAQEEGDIWHSSLDQGYKNAFPEIIYQTVVFFWYAKDFDNLNHCVSWRISPNALVIRKHVWETFGGFDSDYENLEMAALDFGFNILRYQAAIPLYINGLFENIEKEIKVSTNDIYTFYAKNFKRSHSVYMLFRRGIWKIKEIKAYSFARKKFEFKDKTKVLKPRKLHDIEGRPNVSYIIPTMMRQQFTLSLLNDLETQTYKPFEVIVIDATPEAARNTSLYNANNYSFNVVFKWQTTKGSCKARNEAIDLCTGDYIVFGDDDIRIQPEFIENHIRLLQTYNADACNGLDIRADNQQQDLDDLDEKLTILGDARWKVGAAHSFSNANSCVSRRILNLIIGNDINYDGGYGEDSDFGLSIVKLGVTVLHNPFSVNLHLKPPVGGYRLWNLQAGLKGKKRKMQPWELDKPVKHIIPKPSPTIMYLLFKHFDNAQRREYKIKYFVFYFTKAKLIDIPLKILKLPVKILQFNKSVFYAKKLIVLGKRTK
- a CDS encoding glycosyltransferase family 2 protein; the encoded protein is MNFSLIVCTYMRAEPLLSLLRSVNEQTLYPNEIIIVDGSTNNDTQIILNENSFKNLNYFKVEDAQRGLTKQRNFGIEQVSENSGIICFLDDDVILGPAYFEQLMATYVNYPDAIAVGGYITNEVTWQLADDKKDPSKFYYDGWMRKESFRFKIRQFFGLQPDTNPGFLPTFSHGRSIGYLPPSNNIYPVEFFMGGVSSYKKEVFSGIKFSTYFEGYGLYEDLEFCLRVSRLGKLYLNTAARLEHHHEAAGRPDNFVHGKMIVRNSWYVWKVKYPDPTFKATLKFHLTVWLLMIVRFSNSFYGNNKKEALTETFGRFTGWLSLFYNKPNMQ
- a CDS encoding class I SAM-dependent methyltransferase, translated to MNPLTEKQGVTIGDENVIFDDGTRFKSINSVPIIIDESRSIFKVDDILKRRPTAQNLNYRKRSLKNDIRKKVLPGLSKDFNQIKRYKALANRSGIKSVLVIGAGDKVGFYNDMFKNALVITSDVHLQFHPDVVFDAHQIPFIDGSFDLIIASQVLEHTFKPWEVANELERVVSRSGYLLVETPFNFPYHSPPYDFFRFTFTGLRSLFPNCELETFEASEGSASAVATYNAQFLIDLFSNRYLRMLMVFLTRYLFGWMKYLDKLKSNTSYLSLFSPMGFSMVFKKDDVKRSNMELLDDYYKLKS
- a CDS encoding glycosyltransferase family 4 protein, with the protein product MRFAVITHVEHKIVSGKIYAYAPYVREMNLWFKHVDEVDIVAPTSQGTPSDIEIAYQHDQIHFETIPSITFTSIKTSVLSVFKLPSILSAIFTMCQKADHIHLRCPGNIGLLGCLVQILFPKKTKTAKYAGNWDPRAKQPFTYKLQKWILSNSVLTKNMQVLVYGTWENQSKNIKPFFTASYSNSERERYQEKQYNYKLYFIFTGGIVKGKRPLLAIQIIETLNKKGYQATLDMYGEGELLSELTSYISDNQLQHVVSLKGNCSKAVIKNALKSAHFLMLPSKSEGWPKAVAEAMFFGVIPIATNISCVPNMLDFGQRGILIEPNRSQAVKEIIAHLNEEERLKQMSKAALNWSQNYTLDVFEKEISKLLISG
- a CDS encoding glycosyltransferase, which gives rise to MRVLQLIDSLDAGGAERVAVNMANALSYKIDSSYLCATRKEGLLKSSLSTKVSYLFLNKTKTIDFKAIIRLNGFIKKHDIEIIHAHSTSFFLAAVMKFFNSKLKIIWHDHYGHSEHLDKRKFLILRLCSGYFLHIISVNRILADWAKKHLKTKGVTYLPNFAIRDTSKPKTTLKGKDGKRILHLANLRPQKDHLNLLHAFSKVRKNHPDWSLHGVGKDFDDAYSEDVKNLIKTLDLDNHVFLYGSRLDITHIINQSDIGVLSSKSEGLPIALLEYGLAGLPTIATNVGNCKEVISNDSEGLLINPENEEALSIALKTYITDVSGRVKSGQHLKRKVETSFSEEQIINKLLKIYSKATNGTV
- a CDS encoding O-antigen ligase family protein, with the translated sequence MELSNYHKLLIFHVFLGAAIFVFRPLATLYFFIITIFFSYKILMVSKKNKSFYVLLACAYIVGIEVFLRMNNGTFFYEAIKYLVIIFILMDMFSSSFNSGALVYVIYICLLIPGIFVAFTNMGFDTDIRKAVAFNLSGPVCLGISAIFCYRRKVSFKQLKMVLTTFVLPLVSTMVYLFLYTPDLQSAITGTESNFAASGGFGPNQVATVLGIGMFALAARFFMSRGNILLKYLDLLLLGLMGFRAIVTFSRGGVFTALIMIVVFIAIYYFKVNTKSRRTVLRSIFVFLGIALFTWMISSIQTSGFIDKRYANQDAAGRDKQDLTTGRTDLVTFEINEFVNHPFLGIGVGKVKEVRLYETGILAASHNEISRIVAEHGLLGIFAFLILLFTPLILRTKDRSNLFFYSFYLFWLLTINHSAMRIAAPAFLYGLCLLNITYEKNPVHRKPVITKR